A part of Acropora palmata chromosome 6, jaAcrPala1.3, whole genome shotgun sequence genomic DNA contains:
- the LOC141885103 gene encoding uncharacterized protein LOC141885103, protein MTWTFQQLCSFQRNRLIKKPVRKNFSVIFIRSSSIEAVMPEYLPANHTRDYLTQVGVDEVDIAEEYCVQEPSLRGCSPYFNELAEMIMEDEGRRFEPCPSVNEDIPSPLPTHMENSSSETVNEGQETDWDCEDKQREAALFLLQLKEKTKLQQSVIDNVVQGVTVLFKKSVHRLKRKVTELLESEGLSDIAASDSLQDLWRDEATPFEGLETNHLQEQYMNSTFPCVKPKCFGMGKSLIPVGYGSKRRIKERSDCFYYIPILETLRALLNNKQIMEEVLKEPQYRSDGKLGEFIDGAVFSNHEVFSSDAQALQIILYYDDCDLCNSAGSRVTKHKIAFFYFTLGNLKHELRCKLDAIILLAVVKTADLKKYGFDEVLKPLLDDLKKLASDDGYHFTVGNSAIPLRGAVSVFCGDTPASQLAGGFKEGVAFAMKCCRHCEASQADMQNIFDESQCVLRSEARLESQYKRMDSFPALAQHYSVNYGLDRKSILSEFPGFKITEQLPQDLMHILLEGVMPNVVKYLLQHYTAKGLITVAQINSRIMEFEYGYSQVKDKPEPINPESLKDKPGKHICKDAAKMWILFRILPFILKDIIDDRDKPFQVFELLMKMSSLLLAPIISYENISLLQRLTKQFLMDFKDVFQRQLTPKMHYLIHCPRLILLCGPLVRLWNMRFEGKHKDLKKIAKNASFKNIIFSLAKSEQRSMMAKLANPAGHAVFSDMHLQKGPSTFLRGESLALANKQFCRISDVPEESIIDVCDCKWVILYGTKYISNECSLILWAENERPVFGDLLGVWIANGTDLLFRVAELETLGFNNTLNSFEVDKLSQAKSVVYIAPHNLLNHEIVHKWKVNNKVFVNTKYDLSDLCDP, encoded by the exons ATGACGTGGACATTTCAACAGCTCTGCAGTTTCCAAAGGAACAGATTGATCAAGAAACCTGTCCGGAAGAATTTCAG CGTCATTTTTATTCGAAGTTCTTCCATAGAAGCTGTCATGCCCGAGTACTTACCG GCAAACCATACCCGTGATTACCTAACACAAGTGGGCGTTGACGAGGTTGATATCGCCGAGGAGTATTGTGTTCAAGAGCCTTCTTTACGGGGTTGTTCACCTTATTTTAACGAGTTAGCTGAAATGATTATGGAAGATGAAGGACGAAGATTT GAACCGTGTCCATCAGTAAATGAAGATATCCCTTCACCATTGCCAACACATATGGAAAATTCTTCATCTGAAACTGTGAATGAAGGTCAAGAAACAGACTGGGACTGtgaggacaaacaaagagaagcTGCCCTTTTTCTCTTacaactaaaagaaaagacaaaacttCAGCAATCTGTTATTGATAATGTTGTACAGGGTGTAACAGTTCTTTTTAAGAAATCTGTACATCGTTTGAAAAGGAAGGTGACAGAACTACTTGAATCTGAAGGACTGAGTGATATTGCTGCATCAGATAGTTTACAGGACCTTTGGAGAGATGAAGCAACACCATTTGAAGGTTTAGAAACCAATCACCTTCAAGAGCAGTACATGAACAGTACATTTCCCTGTGTG AAACCTAAATGTTTTGGAATGGGAAAAAGTCTTATTCCTGTGGGATATGGATCCAAGCGTAGAATCAAAGAAAGGTCTGATTGCTTTTATTATATTCCAATTTTGGAAACACTGAGAGCTCTActgaacaacaaacaaataatggAGGAAGTTCTTAAAGAACCTCAGTATAGAAGTGATGGTAAGCTTGGAGAATTTATTGATGGTGCAGTGTTTTCAAATCATGAGGTGTTTTCCAGCGATGCACAGGCTCTACAGATTATTCTCTATTATGATGACTGTGATCTTTGTAACAGTGCAGGGAGTCGTGTAACCAAACACAAAATAgccttcttttattttaccttGGGGAATTTAAAACATGAGCTCCGTTGCAAACTGGATGCCATTATTCTATTAGCTGTTGTTAAGACAGCTGATCTTAAGAAATATGGATTTGATGAAGTATTGAAGCCTCTTCTTGATGACCTGAAGAAACTTGCCTCAGATGATGGATACCACTTTACTGTGGGAAACAGTGCTATCCCTCTTAGGGGGGCTGTCTCAGTATTTTGTGGTGACACTCCAGCTTCCCAACTTGCTGGTGGCTTCAAAGAAGGAGTTGCATTTGCCATGAAATGTTGTAGACACTGTGAAGCCAGTCAGGCTGacatgcaaaatatttttgatgaAAGTCAATGTGTTCTGAGAAGCGAGGCTCGTCTTGAAAGTCAGTATAAAAGGATGGATAGTTTTCCAGCTCTTGCTCAACACTACTCTGTTAACTATGGTTTAGACAGAAAAAGCATTTTGAGTGAATTCCCAGGCTTTAAAATTACTGAGCAGCTGCCACAAGATTTAATGCACATTCTTTTAGAGGGTGTCATGCCAAATGTTGTTAAATATCTTCTTCAACATTACACAGCCAAGGGTTTGATAACTGTTGCACAGATTAACTCAAGGATAATGGAGTTTGAATATGGTTATTCACAGGTTAAGGACAAACCTGAACCTATCAATCCTGAATCTTTAAAGGACAAACCAGGAAAGCATATTTGTAAAGATGCGGCAAAGATGTGGATCCTATTCCGAATATTGccctttattttaaaagacATTATTGATGATCGCGACAAACCCTTTCAAGTATTTGAGTTACTCATGAAGATGTCAAGTTTATTACTGGCTCCAATCATAAGCTATGAGAACATATCCTTGCTTCAGAGACTGACCAAGCAATTTCTGATGGATTTTAAGGATGTTTTCCAAAGGCAGCTCACTCCGAAAATGCATTATTTGATTCACTGTCCAAGACTTATCCTCCTTTGTGGCCCATTAGTCAGACTTTGGAACATGCGTTTTGAAGGGAAACATAAAGACTTAAAGAAAATAGCTAAGAATGCAAGTTTTAAGAACATTATATTTTCGCTTGCCAAAAGTGAGCAAAGATCTATGATGGCAAAGTTGGCAAACCCTGCTGGTCATGCAGTTTTCAGTGACATGCATTTGCAGAAAGGGCCCTCAACATTCCTTAGGGGTGAAAGCCTTGCTTTAGCCAATAAGCAGTTTTGCAGGATCAGTGATGTACCTGAAGAGTCCATTATTGATGTTTGCGATTGCAAATGGGTAATTCTCTATGGTACAAAATACATTTCCAATGAGTGTAGCTTAATTTTGTGGGCAGAAAATGAGAGACCAGTTTTTGGTGACTTGCTAGGTGTATGGATAGCAAATGGTACTGACCTGCTATTCAGAGTGGCTGAACTTGAAACActtggtttcaacaacacCCTTAACTCATTTGAGGTCGACAAACTTAGCCAAGCCAAATCGGTAGTGTATATTGCTCCTCACAACCTTCTTAACCATGAGATAGTGCATAAATGGaaagttaacaacaaagttttTGTCAACACTAAGTATGATCTTAGTGACTTGTGTGACCCCTGA
- the LOC141885102 gene encoding uncharacterized protein LOC141885102, translated as MAVAGDGGWKQECKELTESTEFTVWLRTKFPRIPAEAFDILEENYVTGDDFVNLDEKDFKQLFPRFGLRKIVRGVHDCLNSNPDPSPLLEDFSVAKGRARILPLSEASKYHDTPSDSESEKSSSTIASTVTLSSKSSFDEKSDESLSDSISPTHKSTPDRSKVSAKRISDKDRPKELPTEFVVPTKFGKITDSNLRKGDISDTDRAKVIKTVATCVWVHTDTPSPTCCEWLAKQLISKYPVLADADPRSMLAKEQSGLKENFRYWYSLKKGIMKKFENWRYRENKRSPDFEDKKEKKKKKMIVGKLKQLNKLVCRQQFHSCMGSWKIVQGSNVYLYQREVPNVIEAYDPGMCIDHMKVNLY; from the exons ATGGCGGTGGCTGGAGATGGTGGGTGGAAACAGGAGTGCAAAGAGCTCACGGAAAGCACCGAATTTACAGTATGGCTTCGAACTAAGTTTCCGAGAATCCCGGCTGAagcttttgatattttggaaG AAAACTATGTTACTGGGGACGACTTTGTTAACTTAGATGAGAAGGATTTCAAGCAGCTATTTCCACGATTTGGTCTACGGAAGATTGTTAGAGGTGTTCATGATTGT tTGAACAGCAACCCTGACCCATCACCACTCCTAGAAGATTTCAGTGTGGCAAAAGGGAGAGCAAGGATCCTCCCCTTGAGCGAAGCGTCAAAGTATCATGACACTCCCAGTGATAGTGAGTCAGAAAAGTCATCATCTACAATTGCCTCTACTGTGACACTGTCATcaaaatcttcatttgatGAAAAATCTGACGAAAGCCTGAGTGATTCTATCTCACCCACACACAAGAGCACTCCGGACCGATCAAAAGTTTCTGCTAAGCGTATTTCAGATAAAGACAGGCCAAAAGAGCTTCCCACTGAATTTGTTGTACCAACGAAATTTGGAAAAATCACAGATTCCAACCTGAGGAAGGGTGATATCTCTGACACAGATAGGGCCAAGGTGATTAAAACTGTGGCAACCTGTGTGTGGGTTCATACTGATACTCCTTCCCCTACATGTTGTGAATGGCTGGCAAAACAACTAATTTCAAAGTATCCAGTACTAGCCGATGCAGATCCACGCAGCATGCTTGCCAAGGAGCAGTCAGgattaaaggaaaatttcagataTTGG TATTCACTCAAAAAGGGAATCatgaagaaatttgaaaactggaGATATCGAGAAAACAAACGGAGCCCAGATTTTGAAgacaagaaagagaaaaagaagaagaaaatgattGTTGGTAAATTGAAACAACTTAATAAACTGGTTTGCAGGCAACAATTTCATTCATGTATGGGGTCATGGAAAATTGTCCAAGGAAGTAATGTTTATTTGTACCAAAGAGAAGTGCCTAATGTTATTGAAGCGTATGACCCAGGAATGTGCATAGACCATATGAAAGTGAATTTATATTGa